ttaattgatagtaatattttttaatatttttttatttgttaaaaaaaataaaattaattagaaaatttttttgttatcatcacataataatttttattattctatattattatattagccgtgcatcgcatGGGTGAAAATCTAGTTGAATATAATGGGACATCATATTTTTAACCTATAACTAAAACTATCCCTACTCAACATCAATTAACTCACCCCATTCAAAATCGAGTTAAGATAAAATTGCATAATTATATCAATTCACATTCCTAattagtaatagtaattttaaaataaatgatagatttaattattattctctttaatcaaaataaatcacataactatatgcatgcatttttttcgtggataaaaaaaaaaaaaaagagagtattgttcaaaagctaaaatatattatatttcagttttttaatgcatttaatgttgataaaattattgagaataattttggttaaaaaattttttaagctCCCAAGATTAAAGAAAGATCGGAAAAATTCTCAACTTTTAgtttatttaaatcttaaatttttatacatacttatttatttgctaaaaaaaataaatagagccaCTAGATTTGgcgaaataatcaaaaaaaaacttgataaaaattctcatttttcatacactaaaattaattaattttttaaaaaactaaaagttaatggGTGTCaactaaaagaataaaagttgagggatcCGTTTCAAAAcggcatatagttgagggggtctccataaaTATTTACTTAAGGGATAGTTAAAGGTAAATAGGTGTTAAAGCCCATATGTAACCATTTAATAAATATGGAAAATTTAACAACACTAATGGTAGGCGTATTGATAATAATATTCTGTGTTTACAGGGGCATATAtgatatttaaactttataggagtatatatgatattttagactttgATAGGGGTAtctatgaaattgccccttaatattatatataaatatgaatagGATTAGATTGATTATGTTATGGTGGGGGTATTGATAATAATATTCTGTGTTTACAGGGGCATATAtgatatttaaactttataggggtatatatgatattttagactttgATAGGGGTATCTCTGAAATTGCCcctcaatattatatataaatatgaatagGATTAGATTGTTTACGTTTGGGGTTCGCTCgaattctttttctctttgtttatttAAATTGCTTAGCACGCTGTTTGATATCTAGCATTCGTCTGTAGAGATTTTGTTCGCCGCTAGATGCAAAGTGTCAGTTGGCGTATTCCTGCAAAATGCTTCCGGGTTGATGGTTAAGAAGATTCGGGTTGTTTTAGCTTGGTTTTCGGAGGACGTTTTCCAGAATTTGAACCGAACTGATTTATAGTGATAAACCAAGCgtagtaaacttcaaataattCTTACAATTCCTTTCGGCTCAGTTGCTTGCAATTAAAACTCTGCCTAGGCCGCCAATATGTATCAAATTCTTACAGGGATGAACTAGTCAGTCTTATTATTACTTGTGGTCTGACTACTGAAGCGTCGGATCTGAAACACAACAACTTTCGGCACTATTCATCTCTCTTCCAGAAATTAAGTCAAGAACGTCTATCTACTGAGTATCACAGCGGATAAAGACTAAATGAATTAACGGTGCTTATCAGACTTACATAGTCCAGCCAGATAAAAGTTGGAGCAGTTGCTCCTTCTCGATCTACAACGaacaaaatgtaaaaatttgCCTACAGCATAACAAAAAGTGCAACCTATTTGACATTTCCTCTAACCGCTTATTTCCTCTTGATGATGGTAACGCGAATTAGTAGCATTGGCTGAAGCAGAAAAATAACCCCTTCGACTTGCCTTCGATGTCGCCCTTGGGTGTGTCGCCCATTCCGTCTCGAACGGCCATCAGCGAGCTTGTTCCAGGAGATTCAGGTGGTAGGATTGCATTCTCGGAACTAAACACACGAGGAGGGGCCACAGGTTCAGGTGGGGAGAGAGCGGAGAGGTAATGTAGAAGCATCTGCACAATCTGGCTAAAGTTGGGGCGCGAATTCGGGTCCTCATTCCAGCAAGAGGTTAAGATCAGCGCCAGTTCCTCGGGAAGGTTGTCTGCAGTCGGCCTGATGTTCTGGAGACACAAGAGTTTGGAGCTTCAATAGGGAAAGATAACAACACTGATCATATTTGATAGAATCCTTTTAAAGTCGGTAGTCGACAGGTTTTACCTTGAAAGCAGCAGCGTAGGCGGCTTGCAGGTTTGACATGCCTTCGAAAGGAAGCCGATTATGCAACAGCTCCCACAACACTATTGCGAAGCTGTATACATCAACTTTGTGATTGTAGTGCTTCTTTTCTCCGTGCCTCAATGTAACAGTGCTATATAACTTCAAGAAAGGTTCCAAGATTAGATTatacaaaaactcaaaagtaagaATTAATCATTCAGAAGGTTAGTAATAGAGTGATTCACACAGTAAAACACCAAAACAAATGCAGTAGGAGACACCTCAGGAGCCATCCAACGGTATGTTCCTGTTTCGGCAGTCATCATCTCTGTCAATGTCTCTTCTCTCGCCAAACCAAGGTCTACAAGTTTCACTGTTCTCTGGTCCGCGGTCAACAGCAAGTTCTCTGGATCAAAGAACCAAATAGATCACATTCAGAAGCAACAAAAAGTTCATAATAGACAAAATACATCTCAATAACGAAACGCCTCATGGAAGAACCCAAATTGTCCATCATTCGACTTACAGAACTCGCTAAATTTCCTAGTTCGGAGACCCTGAATGACCTACGAATAACAAAAAGTCTAATTAACTGTTAAAAGATTTGGGACAGGCTGAATTAACTGTGTTAGTACATAGATTACAAGCTATGTACTAACCTACAATTACTTCCATTTGTAACTGTGTTACTTATGTAAGATAAAGATGTCATATTGGAATAGGTGCTTCAGTTCTGTTTATTGGTTTATATGAATGACCTACGAATGACATACTCTTTGCTAGATCCTTCATCGAACCAAAACAGAAATGTAGGGTGCAAAACTTACACTCTAGTGAGAAAAACGTCTTCACAAtgaaaagcaccaagcattgaTCTCTTAAAAACTAAGAAATTAATCCAAGCCATTGCCTAGAACTGAGAAATCAAAGAACTTATAGTTCACATATTAGAAAGATTAACTGGAGTTCAGGATTTGGtcatattagaaaattttggtgAAAAGAATTGATAGGAACTTCTTACAACTCAGTAAGTTCTATCCAATGGCATGTATAGACTTCTTACTGATATAAACACCCTTATTCTCATACAGAAGTTTTCCGATTTTGGCACTGACATAAATTTACCGCACACAATGGGTTCATGCGCCATAAGATAATGTGATGTATTGAATAAGCATCAAGATCTACAttgtatttaaatataataaaagattacataaaaacagaataaaagattacattatatttaaatatataactcaaacgtaatataaattaattaatagtataatagaaATAAGATCTTAATGGCTCTTAGGTGTAGATAACTCAACAACCTTCATGAAGTAATGATAGAAGTCAATTACATACACTTGAGTACAAATTCAAGTGTACAAATTATAGAGACAACCCAAGTATGAAATTTCAGGTTTTAGTACCAAGTAACTTTGATGCGAGCACAAACCAGGACAAAACTCAAGTTTCAGGGAACAGTTCAGTTCAGGGCAATTAAGTCAGAAGCAATTtttcaaacaaacaaataacaCCTTACCTAGCCTAAAGTGAATAACAAATGTTTCTTTAGGGAGATACAATCACAAACAAATCACGCCAGATGTCAGCATCTAGTACAACAAACTGATACAGGTACCAAAGGCACTATTTTAATACTAAATTTAGACACTGTCCAGCGCAGATCACATGCAACTTAACAAGTGAGATCAAGATAAACTCTGGATTATGCTCGAGATGTAACATATGTATATTAtggaaaattaattttgtacttATCCTATTAGCAAGGTTAGACTGCCGGCACGTAACAATGCAAAGAATATGGACAAGAAAAAAACTCTTGCATCTTAGTTTTATTCCACCATATAAAGAGGCATGCTTAGTCACAACGAGAAAGTAAGAAAAGACACCATATAAAGAGGAAAGCCACATCATGATGAGAAACGTGAGAAACGAAAGTGTGCCGCATCACATGATTTAAGGAATCCCTTCGAACACCAAAATTAAGGACCTTACATTGTTTTTATTgcagagatatatataataaaaacatCCTAACAAACCTATGGTACCAAAAACATATCATTCTCACATATGCTAATCTCCAAAAGAATAGGACTAGAAAACTTCCTACTTTTTGACAGCACATTAAAATATAACTAGTTTATTTGAAGATAACTACAAAAAGTTGGCAAACAACTACTCTCGAAGGAAGAAGACCTGCCCGCTCTTCTTTTGCTTATTAACTTTTTCCCTCTAGAAATGCCACGGAAGACTGCTGCATTACACTccagataaaaagaaaaaatgcaaGAAAGATAAAGATTATCTGCTGATGAGTAACCAAGAAAGAAAATGGGAGACTTCAAAAGAGgattagtttgatttttttaacaatGGTTGAGAATATTGATGACTTAAAAAGGAAAGTAACTCAAAAGAAAACTAGGACAGAGAACAACTTTAGGCGATAAACAGAAATGTGCAATGTGCAGAGTAAAAAGATGAAACTAGCTTTAAAATGAAATGAGTAGCAGATGTATATGATGAGCTCAATAGCCATAAAGCATTAATAATATACCTATTGAAGATTTCATTACATGTAATGCAAGAATTACTCTTCCTTCTAGGGAAATGTGTTTTACTATCTAAGGTGCCCGCTCTGTATATGAATAACCATTTTGGTTGCAGTCCAATCAAAACTCAAGTACTCTATGATTGACAACAATCAAAAACGGCAAATTTTTTCAGGAACTGAAACACGGTCCTTCTGCAAGGTGATAGTTAATGTATCAAACTGGagtttactttatattttctgAGAAACCTATAATAAGTCAGAACTACCTCGGTCTAATTTTCAGTCTAGGCCAAAGATTAATCTACGATCTATAAACAAAATACTAGGTAATAACTTTTTCCAAATGTGAAAACTGAAAACAGAGTGGAAAACTTATAGCAACTACTACTAAAACTTACCATTCAGAGAGAATATCATAAGGCAGCTGAACAAAATCAATGCTCTTATAGACCTCAACGGCTCAACCCAACGCATCTTATTCCTTTAGTGTGATAGAAAACAATCTATACTAGATGTACAAATGAAAATGAGAGAGATGGGATCATCTGACCAGATCCCTTatttgaaaacaaaagaaatagtCAAATATAGAaggattatttataattatgagtTATCCActtgaaaatttttcaaatacttGGCAAGGTACTTGTCTAATCCTGATCATATTACATTCCAGCAATAAATCCCATCTCTGAAATTGTCCATGTGCAACTTGTTGCTTTTGGATCAATCTACAAACCGATTAGCTCTCATGTTGGCTCTGTGTTATTGAGTGGACTTTCAGTACGAGCTGCCTTCATGGAATTCCATTACCGGTAGCGTTAGCAATTTCAGGATTTGAAAGTGAGTTTTGGCTTAAAAGCAACATATGGCCGGTTTGGATGTCAGAACAAGTTATCCAATGCCAACTCGTGTGCTATGGAAACTTTTATCGTGGTTGCAACCTACAAGTTTGCCTTTAGTCCATTGCAAAGTCTAGCAAAATAATGCATTCCACCAACAAGACGATGTATTTCATTTTAAGAGAATAACTGAGAGATCGCATCTACTATGCCATTGGAGACTTTCAATCGTACTCCACATCTGCCAATTACCACAGTGCCctcaagaaaacaaaagagatttGCCAAGCAAGATGCTCATGCAGCCAAACAGGCCCATAGAGTATTCCAAACATTTAATGCATGCTACTAGGTTCGGCTTCTGAAACAAATCCCAGCGGTAGAAGAAAATACTACATATTTGATAAAGTCAAGGGCGTAGTCTACTGAATCCAGTAACAATAAGAAACACAGAATAAAGCCGGGTAAGCCTGAAACGCGAAAGATGTAATGTGTAGAGGGAGTTAGTTACCTGGCTTTAGATCCCGATGAATGATTCCATGCGAATGGAGGCACTCCATGGCCCGAGCTATGTCCAGAGCGAATCCGACAGCAACACGAGGTTCCAAGCTCCGCGGCCTCAAGTTGAGCAAGTACTTGCGCAGCGATCCCCCCAGCAGAAGCTCGGTGACCACCACCATCACCGGCTCCTTACATGCCCCTACGAACTGCACGCGCGCACGCAACTATTGATCTCAGATCCAACCAGCAGAACAACCAATAATATagtacataaataataaataacaacaacaacaacaataataataataattcggAGAACTGACCTTGACAAGGTTCTTGTGTTGGACCCTGGAGAGCATGCTCACCTCCCTCACGAACCTCCCCTCGCGCTTCGCCACCTCCTCGGGGGTGTCTCCCCT
This DNA window, taken from Ananas comosus cultivar F153 linkage group 21, ASM154086v1, whole genome shotgun sequence, encodes the following:
- the LOC109726606 gene encoding serine/threonine-protein kinase HT1-like, producing the protein MESGNGFFVGDDFRIDHKWLIDPKLLFVGPRIGEGAHAKVYEGKYKNQNVAIKIVHRGDTPEEVAKREGRFVREVSMLSRVQHKNLVKFVGACKEPVMVVVTELLLGGSLRKYLLNLRPRSLEPRVAVGFALDIARAMECLHSHGIIHRDLKPENLLLTADQRTVKLVDLGLAREETLTEMMTAETGTYRWMAPELYSTVTLRHGEKKHYNHKVDVYSFAIVLWELLHNRLPFEGMSNLQAAYAAAFKNIRPTADNLPEELALILTSCWNEDPNSRPNFSQIVQMLLHYLSALSPPEPVAPPRVFSSENAILPPESPGTSSLMAVRDGMGDTPKGDIEGKSKGLFFCFSQCY